The following coding sequences lie in one Euhalothece natronophila Z-M001 genomic window:
- a CDS encoding glutathione S-transferase, with protein MLLLQFSTSHYCRKARLALGYKKINYEVANLTPGLHILKVRPITGLTTVPVLLPTPNNVKSGIGDSTRIFHYLESHFPEPSYTLAAREQNRYAWLLEDWLDESIGTATRFVYYHWRSNEGKSVNPSLSSQLVINIVRRQYGITPAAVELAKKRLENAMEVLSPWKEKPFLVGDSLSVADLAAAALLSPLALIPDYKDNYPWLFQRVAEIHEQCGEALPPGLEK; from the coding sequence ATGCTACTACTACAATTCAGTACTTCTCATTATTGTCGTAAGGCAAGACTTGCTTTAGGCTATAAAAAAATTAATTACGAGGTCGCCAACTTAACCCCAGGACTCCACATTTTAAAGGTTAGACCCATTACAGGGCTTACTACAGTACCTGTTTTACTACCAACTCCTAACAATGTCAAGAGTGGTATTGGGGATTCTACACGTATTTTTCATTATTTAGAATCTCATTTTCCTGAACCAAGTTATACTTTAGCGGCAAGGGAGCAAAACCGTTATGCTTGGTTATTGGAAGACTGGCTAGATGAAAGCATTGGCACGGCTACTCGATTTGTTTATTATCATTGGCGATCTAATGAGGGAAAATCGGTTAATCCTAGTCTTTCTAGTCAGTTAGTAATTAACATTGTTCGTCGTCAGTATGGAATCACTCCTGCTGCGGTGGAATTAGCCAAAAAACGCTTAGAAAATGCCATGGAGGTGCTTTCACCTTGGAAAGAAAAGCCTTTTTTAGTAGGGGATTCTCTCTCAGTTGCTGATCTCGCAGCAGCAGCTTTGTTAAGCCCTCTTGCATTGATTCCCGATTACAAAGATAATTACCCTTGGCTGTTTCAACGAGTGGCAGAAATTCATGAACAGTGTGGTGAAGCTCTCCCTCCCGGATTAGAAAAATGA
- a CDS encoding peptidoglycan D,D-transpeptidase FtsI family protein: protein MIERISPYTKRLLLVWLFLFLVSIALGWRIYHLQFIEAERLQIRARGQQHLAINPYIPRRSIVDAKGKVLAADRLVYELYAHPDVFKESGESFDDVTKQLEPVLENTSQSELLQRFQQQASGIKLADNLTEELATEIKSWGWDGLELVESYARYYPYAELGSNVVGYVQQDDHEGKTGVEFTQQELLTRVGESLSVQRTARGQVLPTSFPENSLGFDEKKVQLTLDLDIQRLSHQALKEQMQEFNAKRGTVVVMDVETGELVSLVTEPSYNPNRYFEHDLEDMRNWAVTDLYEPGSTFKPINVAIALEAGAVNPNTIIYDDGRMEIGGWTVRNHDYFSNGGHGRVGLDEILQVSSNVGMMKIIERMSPQHYYDQLQNLGIEEPVGIDLMGETPGSLKSEFDFTNYPIEPAVASFGQGFSLTPIKLAQLTGAIANGGRLVTPHVVKGLVDQDGAIIEQDPRPEKQVFSPETSQQVLQMMETVVSEGSGKAAHIPGYRSAGKTGTAQKANMGTYSGNGRITSYVSIFPVETPRYVVLAVVDEPRAPLAYGSTVAAPIVRDVMEGIIAIEGIPPSHPEEFEEEDD from the coding sequence ATGATTGAGAGAATAAGTCCTTATACGAAAAGGCTATTATTAGTTTGGCTCTTTCTGTTTCTTGTCTCCATTGCTTTAGGATGGAGAATTTATCATCTTCAATTCATTGAAGCAGAAAGACTACAAATACGAGCAAGAGGTCAACAACATTTAGCAATTAATCCTTATATTCCCCGTCGTTCAATTGTTGATGCTAAAGGGAAAGTCTTAGCAGCTGATCGTTTAGTTTATGAACTTTATGCCCATCCTGATGTATTTAAGGAATCTGGTGAATCTTTTGACGATGTAACGAAACAACTAGAACCAGTGTTAGAGAATACGAGTCAGTCAGAGTTATTACAGCGCTTTCAACAGCAAGCCTCAGGAATTAAGCTAGCGGATAATTTAACAGAAGAATTAGCCACAGAAATTAAAAGTTGGGGTTGGGATGGGCTAGAGTTAGTCGAAAGTTATGCTCGTTATTATCCCTATGCAGAATTAGGTTCTAATGTAGTGGGATATGTGCAGCAAGATGATCATGAAGGCAAAACAGGAGTGGAATTTACTCAACAAGAATTATTAACTCGTGTCGGTGAAAGTTTATCAGTGCAACGAACGGCGAGAGGACAGGTTTTACCAACCTCTTTCCCTGAAAATTCCCTCGGTTTTGATGAGAAAAAAGTCCAGCTAACCCTTGATCTTGATATTCAACGATTAAGCCACCAAGCCTTAAAAGAACAAATGCAGGAATTTAATGCTAAACGTGGCACGGTGGTGGTAATGGATGTAGAAACAGGAGAATTAGTTTCTTTAGTCACTGAACCCAGTTATAACCCAAATCGTTATTTTGAGCATGATTTGGAGGATATGAGAAATTGGGCGGTAACTGATTTATATGAACCCGGATCTACGTTTAAGCCCATTAATGTCGCGATCGCGCTAGAAGCGGGAGCAGTTAATCCTAACACTATAATTTATGATGATGGCAGGATGGAGATAGGAGGATGGACAGTCCGCAACCATGATTATTTTAGTAATGGTGGTCATGGTAGAGTTGGGCTCGATGAAATTTTACAAGTTTCTAGTAACGTGGGGATGATGAAAATTATTGAACGAATGTCTCCCCAGCATTATTATGACCAATTACAAAATTTAGGAATTGAGGAACCTGTTGGTATTGATTTAATGGGAGAAACCCCTGGTAGCTTAAAATCAGAGTTTGATTTTACTAATTACCCCATTGAACCGGCTGTCGCCTCTTTTGGCCAAGGCTTTTCCTTGACTCCTATTAAATTAGCACAATTAACAGGCGCGATCGCGAATGGGGGACGATTAGTGACTCCTCATGTGGTCAAAGGATTAGTGGATCAAGATGGCGCGATCATAGAACAAGATCCACGCCCAGAAAAACAAGTTTTCTCCCCCGAAACCAGTCAACAAGTCTTACAAATGATGGAAACGGTTGTGAGTGAAGGAAGTGGAAAAGCAGCCCACATTCCAGGTTATCGTTCTGCTGGAAAAACGGGAACGGCTCAAAAAGCAAATATGGGGACTTATAGTGGTAACGGCAGGATTACCAGCTATGTGAGTATTTTTCCAGTGGAAACCCCTCGTTATGTGGTGTTAGCGGTAGTTGATGAACCGAGAGCCCCCCTCGCTTATGGCTCAACGGTAGCAGCTCCCATTGTCAGAGATGTTATGGAAGGGATTATTGCGATTGAAGGAATTCCCCCCAGCCATCCTGAAGAATTTGAGGAAGAGGACGATTAA
- a CDS encoding CAP domain-containing protein yields MRRQRNRAKKKKGNLLQLIFPVLLVLTIFITVRNHQESDDEINWENIEPIPREREASLSLTEIREKALHLANRDRANHGLSTLKEHPELSQAAQDYAEELLARDFYDHVTPEGQTPKDRVEHISGMRGVGENLVQQKGNFRVEVNEDLLNKFQQGWMDSPGHRENLLQSNFTYFGYGLAYDDEKGELYAVQKFLIK; encoded by the coding sequence ATGAGAAGACAGCGTAATCGCGCTAAAAAGAAAAAAGGGAATTTATTACAGTTAATTTTTCCTGTTCTGTTAGTGTTAACTATCTTCATTACTGTTCGCAATCATCAAGAATCTGATGATGAGATCAACTGGGAAAATATTGAGCCCATCCCTCGTGAAAGAGAAGCCTCTTTGTCTTTAACAGAAATTCGGGAAAAAGCATTACATTTAGCAAATCGCGATCGCGCTAATCATGGGCTTTCTACCCTTAAAGAGCATCCCGAATTATCGCAAGCTGCCCAAGACTACGCCGAAGAATTACTAGCAAGGGATTTTTATGATCATGTTACTCCAGAAGGGCAAACCCCTAAAGATCGTGTGGAACACATCAGTGGAATGAGAGGAGTGGGAGAGAACCTAGTGCAACAAAAAGGAAACTTCCGAGTAGAAGTTAATGAAGATCTGCTAAATAAATTCCAACAGGGGTGGATGGATAGCCCTGGGCATCGCGAGAACCTTCTTCAATCGAACTTCACTTATTTTGGTTACGGGCTTGCTTATGATGATGAAAAAGGAGAATTGTATGCCGTACAGAAATTTTTGATCAAGTAA
- the accC gene encoding acetyl-CoA carboxylase biotin carboxylase subunit has product MSFSKILIANRGEIALRILHSCEELGIPTVAVHSTIDRNALHVQLADESVCIGEPPASKSYLNIPNLIAAALTRNATAIHPGYGFLAENARFAEICADHKIHFIGPTPEAIRSMGDKSTAKETMQKAGVPVVPGSDGLLADDQAAYRVARNIGYPVMLKATAGGGGRGMRLVHSERELSKLFQAAKGESEAAFGNSGVYLEKFIERPRHIEFQILADSYGNVIHLGERDCSIQRRHQKLLEESPSPALDPHLRQKMGKAAIKAAQSINYVGAGTVEFLLDAHGDFYFMEMNTRIQVEHPVTEMVTGLDLIAEQIRIAQGEPLSLRQKDVDIRGHAIECRINAEDPAHEFRPQPGRISGYLPPGGPGVRMDSHVYTDYEIPPYYDSLIGKLIVWAPTREAAIKRMKRALRECAVTGVTTTISFHQKILETPAFLEGDVYTNFVEQHLLPK; this is encoded by the coding sequence ATGTCTTTTTCCAAAATTTTAATTGCTAATCGTGGGGAAATTGCCCTGCGAATTTTACACAGTTGTGAAGAACTTGGGATTCCTACCGTTGCGGTACATTCCACGATTGATCGGAATGCGCTTCATGTGCAACTTGCTGATGAAAGTGTTTGCATTGGCGAACCCCCTGCAAGTAAAAGTTATCTCAATATTCCCAATCTGATAGCAGCTGCTCTGACTCGTAATGCTACAGCTATTCATCCTGGGTATGGCTTTTTAGCGGAGAATGCCCGTTTTGCTGAAATTTGCGCTGATCATAAAATTCACTTTATTGGGCCAACGCCAGAGGCGATTCGCTCCATGGGAGACAAATCAACCGCAAAAGAGACAATGCAAAAAGCAGGAGTTCCAGTTGTTCCGGGGAGTGATGGCTTACTCGCTGATGATCAAGCTGCCTATCGCGTAGCACGAAATATTGGCTATCCTGTAATGTTAAAAGCAACTGCAGGAGGCGGCGGGCGAGGAATGCGTCTGGTGCATAGTGAGAGAGAACTGAGTAAACTTTTTCAAGCAGCAAAAGGAGAATCAGAAGCTGCGTTTGGTAATAGTGGCGTTTATTTGGAAAAATTTATTGAGCGTCCTCGTCATATTGAGTTTCAAATCCTCGCTGATAGTTATGGTAATGTGATTCATTTAGGGGAAAGAGATTGTTCCATCCAACGTCGTCATCAGAAACTCCTAGAAGAGTCGCCAAGTCCTGCTTTAGATCCTCACTTGCGACAAAAAATGGGAAAAGCTGCCATTAAAGCAGCCCAGTCTATCAATTATGTTGGTGCAGGGACGGTGGAATTTCTTTTAGATGCTCATGGTGATTTTTACTTTATGGAAATGAACACACGCATCCAAGTAGAACATCCGGTTACAGAGATGGTAACAGGATTAGATTTAATTGCCGAGCAAATTCGTATTGCCCAAGGAGAACCCTTGAGTCTGCGACAAAAAGATGTAGATATCAGAGGGCACGCCATTGAATGTCGGATTAATGCGGAAGATCCAGCACACGAGTTTCGTCCTCAACCCGGTCGCATCAGTGGTTATCTCCCACCAGGAGGACCTGGGGTAAGAATGGACTCTCATGTTTATACAGACTATGAAATTCCCCCTTATTATGATTCCCTTATTGGAAAGTTAATTGTTTGGGCACCCACCCGAGAAGCGGCAATTAAGCGTATGAAACGAGCATTAAGAGAATGTGCTGTGACAGGGGTAACGACGACTATTAGTTTTCATCAGAAGATTCTAGAAACCCCTGCTTTTTTAGAGGGAGATGTTTATACCAATTTTGTAGAACAGCACTTGCTCCCAAAATGA
- a CDS encoding cupin domain-containing protein, which translates to MLVRKLQECEEFTAGDGTILRELLHPDKQPLALRYSLAHAIVPVGQTSIPHSLTTSEVYYIIQGKGEMHIDNETEIIEPGDAVYIPPNARQYVHNCGNEPLVFVCMVDPAWREEDETIYQE; encoded by the coding sequence ATGTTAGTGAGAAAGTTGCAAGAATGTGAAGAATTTACTGCTGGAGATGGCACCATCCTAAGGGAACTATTACATCCTGATAAGCAACCTCTAGCCCTGCGTTATAGTCTTGCTCATGCCATTGTTCCTGTCGGTCAAACTTCCATTCCCCATTCCCTTACTACCTCAGAAGTTTATTATATTATTCAAGGGAAAGGAGAAATGCACATTGATAACGAAACAGAAATTATTGAACCAGGAGATGCCGTTTATATTCCTCCTAATGCTCGTCAATATGTTCATAATTGTGGAAACGAACCGTTAGTTTTTGTTTGCATGGTCGATCCTGCTTGGCGAGAAGAGGATGAAACAATTTATCAGGAATAA
- a CDS encoding Hpt domain-containing protein: MSDNQQRILGYFIEEAKEHLGTLEQGLLNLSEASGDSEQIDELFRAAHSIKGGGAMLGYGSIQKTAHRLEDAFKVFRDGTVNVDEKLESLFLNAFDILKDLISRLESAQGLSEEQGKELVKSAEPQFIELQQHLDQCADIKAVIADLGEVEKGATQPEEVEGEAEAVTESPLEQMRPLLREMLKVFQAEDTPQSRQNLIQICDRAQKVTSEEENWHNLLNTAKSAIANPKHSYTTLAPVIIQELKQASDCLELGEPDNIQITSTLNNLAQSPTPQVLIPAEPEAAAELLKRIFNQQQLSELKEKIGV, translated from the coding sequence ATGAGTGATAATCAACAACGAATTCTAGGCTACTTTATTGAAGAGGCAAAAGAGCATCTAGGAACTTTAGAACAAGGGTTACTAAACCTTAGTGAAGCTAGCGGTGATTCGGAACAGATTGATGAGTTATTTCGAGCTGCTCACTCAATTAAGGGGGGCGGTGCCATGCTAGGGTATGGGAGTATTCAAAAAACAGCTCACCGTCTTGAAGATGCCTTTAAGGTGTTTCGAGATGGCACGGTTAATGTTGATGAAAAGTTGGAATCTCTCTTTCTTAATGCCTTTGATATTTTAAAGGATTTAATTTCCCGTCTTGAATCTGCCCAAGGGTTAAGCGAAGAACAAGGAAAAGAACTGGTTAAAAGTGCAGAACCACAATTTATTGAATTACAACAACATCTAGATCAATGTGCTGATATTAAAGCAGTTATTGCAGATTTGGGAGAGGTGGAGAAAGGTGCTACTCAACCAGAAGAAGTAGAGGGAGAAGCAGAAGCTGTTACAGAAAGCCCCTTAGAGCAAATGCGTCCTCTGTTGCGAGAAATGTTAAAAGTATTTCAAGCAGAGGATACTCCACAGAGTCGTCAAAATTTAATACAGATCTGCGATCGCGCTCAAAAAGTAACTTCTGAAGAAGAAAATTGGCATAACTTGTTAAATACCGCTAAAAGCGCGATCGCGAATCCGAAACATTCTTACACCACCCTTGCTCCCGTTATCATTCAAGAACTTAAGCAAGCCAGTGATTGTTTAGAATTAGGAGAGCCTGATAATATTCAAATCACATCTACTCTCAACAATCTTGCACAAAGTCCTACTCCGCAAGTTTTAATCCCTGCTGAACCCGAAGCGGCCGCTGAATTACTCAAACGCATTTTTAATCAACAACAGCTATCAGAATTAAAAGAAAAAATAGGCGTTTAA
- a CDS encoding shikimate dehydrogenase, with protein MITGKTKLLGVIGDPIEHSLSPVMHNAALNHLGLDYVYVPFPVKKGDLERALAGFDAIDLVGFNATIPHKQDLIPLVDHITPEAQQVGAINTVWRTDKGWEATNTDVDGFIAPLKSLDRNWFNITPVILGNGGAARAVVAGCAKLGCQEIAIVGRNREKLEQFKQSWENTGLTAQIKFYFWEDLSSLVPKTQLLVNTTPVGMSPKQEASPVEETVLEKLPESAIAYDLIYNPRPTRFLQLAKNKGGAMTFDGLEMLIQQGATALEIWLQQPIPVEVMRNAVFNH; from the coding sequence ATGATTACAGGGAAAACTAAGTTACTGGGAGTTATCGGCGATCCAATTGAGCATTCGTTATCTCCTGTGATGCACAATGCCGCTTTAAACCATTTGGGCTTAGATTACGTTTATGTGCCTTTCCCCGTGAAAAAAGGGGATTTAGAAAGAGCGTTAGCTGGGTTTGATGCGATTGATTTGGTGGGGTTTAATGCAACAATTCCACACAAGCAGGATTTGATCCCTTTAGTGGATCACATTACCCCAGAAGCGCAACAGGTGGGGGCGATTAATACAGTATGGCGTACTGACAAAGGTTGGGAAGCGACAAATACGGATGTTGATGGTTTTATTGCCCCTTTAAAGTCTCTTGATCGCAATTGGTTTAATATCACCCCTGTTATTTTAGGAAATGGGGGCGCAGCTAGAGCAGTGGTTGCAGGATGCGCTAAGCTAGGATGCCAAGAAATTGCTATTGTCGGGCGTAATCGCGAGAAATTAGAACAGTTTAAGCAAAGTTGGGAGAATACTGGGTTAACCGCACAAATTAAATTTTATTTCTGGGAAGATTTGTCGTCATTAGTTCCGAAAACTCAGTTATTGGTTAATACGACTCCTGTGGGGATGTCGCCCAAACAAGAAGCCTCACCTGTAGAAGAAACGGTGTTAGAAAAATTGCCTGAAAGCGCGATCGCGTATGATTTAATTTATAACCCACGCCCCACTCGTTTTTTACAATTAGCTAAAAACAAAGGAGGGGCGATGACTTTTGATGGGCTAGAAATGCTAATTCAACAAGGGGCAACAGCCCTTGAAATTTGGTTACAACAGCCGATTCCTGTTGAGGTAATGAGGAACGCTGTGTTTAATCACTAA
- a CDS encoding TM0106 family RecB-like putative nuclease → MLISDIILLEYKRCNRRPFLDFYGDPDERDMQREFLLKLREENHKQVLEVVANQSYSEPEAPITDWEARGKETLELMEKGVDQILYGVLWQTGLSGWNIPFFIKNTITFLANPTLLIKEPGYSIFGDWQYRAVSIKLGRRPKPEYKLVAAFQAKLLALIQGSELTNPHLIVRFNQKYQVNMWTWLSRMEEVLAGVLAMLVSRQEPEVFISRQRCNLCHWQSFCYQVAQNTEHLSLLPGVTQSRYDTLKNAGITSLEDLVKADLSWLKKQFGHEIAVNLNQQARATLGEKPILNSVSTHSILKKIPTASREIYFDIEAEPERNLDYLLGALIIDYEQGTETFYPLVAESPEEEKEIWQQFLELVNRDPDAPIFHYSKYEVETIRRLSSLYQTPKKEEQLILKRLVDLHDIVTKFLVLPTENYSLKKIAQWLGFQWREEGVSGEQCVCWYDQWLKTRDRAFLDPIINYNEDDCRATYYLKTWLVEFLSSSNQPKKNQR, encoded by the coding sequence ATGTTAATTAGTGATATCATTCTTCTAGAATATAAACGTTGTAATCGTCGCCCCTTCTTAGATTTTTATGGTGATCCTGATGAACGGGATATGCAACGAGAATTTTTATTAAAGTTACGAGAAGAAAATCATAAACAAGTATTAGAAGTAGTTGCCAACCAATCTTATTCTGAACCCGAAGCACCGATAACAGATTGGGAAGCAAGGGGAAAAGAAACTCTGGAACTGATGGAGAAAGGGGTTGATCAGATTTTATACGGGGTACTTTGGCAAACTGGTTTAAGCGGTTGGAATATTCCATTTTTTATTAAAAATACTATTACTTTTTTAGCTAATCCAACGTTATTAATTAAAGAGCCAGGCTATTCTATTTTTGGAGATTGGCAATATAGAGCAGTTAGTATTAAATTGGGTCGTCGTCCCAAGCCTGAATATAAATTAGTAGCGGCTTTTCAAGCAAAACTTTTAGCTTTGATCCAAGGAAGTGAATTAACGAATCCGCATTTAATTGTTAGATTTAACCAAAAATATCAAGTTAATATGTGGACTTGGCTATCTCGTATGGAAGAAGTTTTAGCAGGCGTTTTAGCGATGTTAGTCTCTCGTCAAGAGCCAGAGGTTTTTATTTCTAGACAACGATGTAATCTCTGTCATTGGCAAAGTTTTTGTTATCAAGTGGCACAAAATACGGAACATCTTTCGTTATTGCCAGGGGTTACTCAAAGTCGTTATGACACCTTAAAAAATGCTGGAATTACTAGCTTAGAAGATTTAGTAAAAGCTGATTTATCTTGGTTAAAAAAACAATTTGGTCATGAAATTGCGGTTAATCTTAATCAACAGGCTAGGGCAACGTTAGGAGAAAAACCAATATTAAACTCGGTTTCTACTCACTCAATTTTGAAGAAAATTCCCACCGCTTCTAGAGAAATCTATTTTGATATTGAAGCCGAGCCAGAACGTAATTTAGATTACTTATTAGGGGCTTTAATTATTGATTATGAGCAAGGAACAGAAACTTTTTATCCCTTAGTTGCGGAATCTCCAGAAGAAGAGAAGGAAATTTGGCAACAATTTTTAGAGTTAGTAAATCGCGATCCTGATGCGCCTATTTTCCATTATTCTAAGTATGAAGTGGAGACAATTAGACGGTTATCGTCTCTGTATCAAACACCGAAAAAAGAAGAACAGTTAATTCTCAAAAGACTGGTGGATCTTCATGACATTGTGACTAAGTTTTTAGTTCTCCCCACGGAAAATTATTCTTTGAAGAAAATCGCCCAATGGTTAGGCTTTCAATGGCGAGAAGAAGGGGTAAGTGGGGAACAATGTGTTTGCTGGTATGATCAATGGCTAAAAACGCGCGATCGCGCTTTCCTAGATCCGATCATTAATTATAATGAGGACGACTGTCGAGCTACTTATTATCTCAAAACGTGGCTAGTGGAGTTTCTAAGTAGTAGTAATCAGCCCAAAAAAAATCAGAGATGA
- the psbM gene encoding photosystem II reaction center protein PsbM has protein sequence MEVNQLGFVASILFVLVPTVFLLILYLQTRSSEDT, from the coding sequence ATGGAAGTTAATCAACTTGGATTCGTTGCCAGCATTTTGTTTGTGCTGGTTCCGACAGTGTTTCTACTCATTCTCTATCTCCAAACTCGGAGTAGCGAAGATACCTAA
- a CDS encoding 2Fe-2S iron-sulfur cluster-binding protein gives MANIKFIQEDKEVVAADGANLREKALENKIDIYTFKGKMLNCGGYGQCGTCIVEVLEGMENLSERTAAEEKKLKKKPDSYRLSCQTIVNGGNVTIGTKPQAR, from the coding sequence ATGGCTAATATTAAATTCATCCAAGAAGATAAAGAAGTAGTTGCCGCTGATGGGGCAAACCTTCGAGAAAAAGCTCTAGAAAATAAAATTGATATTTACACCTTCAAGGGCAAAATGCTCAATTGCGGTGGCTATGGTCAATGTGGAACTTGCATTGTAGAAGTTCTAGAAGGGATGGAAAATTTATCAGAACGTACTGCTGCCGAAGAGAAAAAACTGAAAAAAAAGCCTGATAGCTATCGTTTATCTTGTCAAACGATTGTTAATGGTGGGAATGTTACTATTGGAACAAAACCACAAGCTCGTTAA